A single genomic interval of Devosia oryziradicis harbors:
- a CDS encoding GlsB/YeaQ/YmgE family stress response membrane protein, translating into MGIIWAIIIGFLAGLIAKWITPGDKKPAGFILTTVLGIVGSVLATWLGQAIGWYGPGDGANFIGAIVGAVIILLAWRQLARG; encoded by the coding sequence ATGGGTATTATCTGGGCCATCATCATCGGCTTCCTCGCCGGCCTCATCGCCAAGTGGATTACGCCAGGCGACAAGAAGCCTGCCGGCTTCATCCTCACCACAGTGCTGGGCATCGTCGGCTCAGTCCTGGCGACATGGCTGGGCCAGGCCATCGGCTGGTACGGCCCGGGCGACGGGGCCAACTTCATCGGCGCCATCGTTGGCGCGGTCATCATCCTGCTGGCGTGGCGTCAGCTGGCGCGCGGGTGA
- a CDS encoding ThuA domain-containing protein, which produces MPIRTLVWGENVHEQKNKVVAENYPNGMHNQIAKLLSEDSNISVKTTTLQEPEHGCTQEALANTDVLVWWGHAAHDKVDDAVVKRVMEHVWQGMGLIVLHSGHHSKVFKGLMGTPANLHWREAGERERLWVVNPGHPIARGLPPYFELEYEEMYGEPFSVPEPLETVFVSWFQGGEVFRSGLTYRRGAGNIFYFRPGHETYPTYHDANVGQVLRNAVNWAYDGNRHAHLMKAPNTPVGEAIEKIEERGAKLSASDHAGEVKK; this is translated from the coding sequence ATGCCTATCCGTACCCTGGTCTGGGGCGAAAACGTTCACGAACAGAAGAACAAGGTCGTGGCCGAGAACTACCCCAACGGCATGCACAACCAGATCGCCAAGCTGCTGTCGGAAGACAGCAATATCTCGGTGAAAACGACGACGCTGCAGGAGCCCGAGCACGGCTGCACCCAGGAAGCCCTGGCCAATACGGACGTACTGGTCTGGTGGGGCCACGCCGCCCATGACAAGGTTGACGACGCCGTCGTCAAGCGCGTCATGGAACATGTCTGGCAGGGCATGGGCCTGATCGTGCTCCATTCGGGTCACCATTCCAAGGTGTTCAAGGGCCTGATGGGCACCCCGGCAAACCTGCACTGGCGTGAAGCCGGCGAGCGCGAACGTCTGTGGGTCGTCAATCCCGGCCACCCGATCGCCCGCGGCCTGCCACCCTATTTCGAGCTCGAATACGAAGAAATGTATGGCGAGCCCTTCAGCGTGCCGGAGCCGCTGGAAACCGTGTTCGTCTCATGGTTCCAGGGCGGTGAAGTGTTCCGGTCGGGCCTGACCTATCGTCGCGGCGCCGGCAACATCTTTTACTTCCGTCCGGGCCACGAAACCTATCCGACCTATCACGATGCCAATGTGGGCCAGGTGCTGCGCAACGCGGTCAACTGGGCCTATGACGGCAACCGCCATGCGCACCTGATGAAGGCGCCGAACACGCCGGTGGGCGAGGCGATCGAAAAGATCGAGGAGCGGGGCGCCAAGCTCAGCGCCAGCGACCATGCCGGTGAAGTGAAGAAGTAA
- a CDS encoding ThuA domain-containing protein has translation MKSALIVYGGWSGHDPEECAAIYRRWLHEDGFSVRMATETSAFADPSIHELSLIIPIFTMSKIEKEEVENLTKAVEGGVGLAGHHGGMSDAFREAVDYQFMVGGQWVAHPGNIIDYTVDVADPLDPIMAGIKSFPYTSEQYYMHVDPSNHVLATTTFTGDHAPWISGVKMPVAWKRMHGKGRVFHSTLGHQAKEFDVLEMATIMRRGINWAAREE, from the coding sequence ATGAAGAGCGCTCTAATCGTTTATGGCGGGTGGTCCGGGCATGATCCGGAGGAATGCGCCGCCATCTATCGGCGATGGCTGCACGAGGACGGGTTTTCCGTGCGCATGGCGACGGAAACCAGCGCGTTTGCCGATCCGTCCATTCATGAGCTGAGCCTGATCATCCCCATCTTCACGATGAGCAAGATCGAGAAGGAAGAGGTCGAGAACCTCACCAAGGCGGTCGAAGGCGGGGTAGGGCTGGCCGGTCACCATGGCGGCATGAGCGATGCCTTCCGCGAGGCGGTGGACTACCAGTTCATGGTGGGCGGGCAGTGGGTGGCCCATCCCGGCAATATCATCGACTACACGGTGGACGTGGCCGACCCGCTGGACCCCATCATGGCCGGGATCAAGTCATTCCCCTACACGTCCGAGCAATATTACATGCATGTGGACCCCTCCAACCACGTGCTGGCGACCACGACCTTCACGGGCGATCACGCGCCTTGGATCTCGGGCGTGAAGATGCCGGTGGCGTGGAAGCGCATGCACGGCAAGGGCCGGGTGTTCCACTCGACGCTGGGCCACCAGGCCAAGGAATTTGACGTGCTGGAGATGGCGACGATCATGCGGCGGGGGATAAACTGGGCGGCGCGGGAGGAGTAG
- a CDS encoding ABC transporter substrate-binding protein, translating into MKINKLLVGLLTSVTLVAGAAQAAELSIVSGDTGNGLAFLRSQLDKFEAETGNTVTVVPMPSSTSDQFGQYKLWLAAGNTDIDVYQTDVIWAPQLADQFLDLTDAAKDVVGNHFPSIIESQTVDGKLVALPAFTDAPALFYRKDLLEKYGKPVPTTWDEMAATAKEIMDGERAAGNAEMWGFVFQGNAYEGLTCDALEWVKSNGGGQIVEADGTISINNPQAAAAIDRAATWIGTISPEGNLAYQEEESRGVWQLGNSVFMRNWPYAYALGNGDDSAVKGKFDVAPLPAGDGEGAGSAATLGGWNVAVSKYSPDPEEAIKLALFLSSPEVQKERAINQSNLPTIPSLYEDADVLAASPFMANWKAIFEQAVPRPSAPTKIKYNEVSSLFWSAVHNTLSGNGTAAENLEGLEADLTDLKGDAW; encoded by the coding sequence ATGAAAATCAACAAGCTGCTCGTTGGTCTGCTGACGAGCGTGACGCTGGTGGCCGGCGCTGCCCAGGCCGCTGAGCTGTCGATCGTTTCGGGTGATACCGGCAACGGCCTCGCATTCCTGCGCAGCCAGCTGGACAAGTTCGAAGCCGAAACCGGCAATACGGTCACCGTTGTGCCGATGCCGTCGTCGACGTCGGACCAATTCGGCCAGTACAAGCTGTGGCTGGCAGCCGGCAACACCGACATCGACGTCTACCAGACCGACGTGATCTGGGCTCCCCAGCTGGCGGACCAGTTCCTGGACCTGACCGACGCAGCCAAGGATGTCGTGGGCAACCACTTCCCCTCGATCATCGAGTCGCAGACGGTTGACGGCAAGCTCGTCGCGCTGCCGGCCTTCACCGACGCTCCCGCCCTGTTCTACCGCAAGGATCTCCTGGAGAAGTACGGCAAGCCTGTTCCGACCACCTGGGATGAAATGGCCGCCACGGCCAAGGAAATCATGGATGGCGAGCGCGCCGCCGGCAATGCCGAGATGTGGGGCTTCGTGTTCCAGGGCAACGCCTATGAAGGCCTGACCTGCGATGCCCTCGAATGGGTCAAGTCGAATGGCGGCGGGCAGATCGTCGAGGCCGACGGCACCATCTCGATCAACAACCCGCAGGCCGCCGCTGCTATCGATCGCGCCGCCACCTGGATCGGCACGATCTCGCCGGAAGGCAACCTGGCTTACCAGGAAGAAGAAAGCCGTGGCGTCTGGCAGCTGGGCAACTCGGTGTTCATGCGCAACTGGCCTTATGCCTACGCGCTGGGCAACGGCGACGACTCCGCCGTCAAGGGCAAGTTCGACGTGGCTCCGCTCCCTGCCGGTGACGGCGAAGGCGCCGGCTCGGCGGCAACGCTGGGTGGCTGGAACGTAGCCGTTTCCAAGTACTCGCCCGATCCGGAAGAAGCGATCAAGCTCGCCCTGTTCCTGAGCTCGCCGGAAGTGCAGAAGGAACGCGCGATCAACCAGTCCAACCTGCCCACCATCCCGTCGCTCTACGAAGATGCCGATGTGCTGGCTGCGTCGCCCTTCATGGCGAACTGGAAGGCCATCTTCGAACAGGCCGTGCCGCGTCCGTCCGCTCCGACCAAGATCAAGTACAACGAAGTGTCTTCGCTGTTCTGGAGCGCCGTGCACAACACCCTCTCGGGTAACGGCACTGCGGCAGAAAACCTGGAAGGCCTGGAAGCCGACCTGACCGACCTGAAGGGCGACGCCTGGTAA
- a CDS encoding Gfo/Idh/MocA family protein, with protein sequence MRILILGTGGMANQHAKHFAAIEGVTLAGGVDVDPARVEAFNTTHNIERGFGSLDAALAWGEFDAVANVTPDSIHHPTTIAALKAGKHVFCEKPLATDHAKAMEMTELAESLGLINMVNLTYRNVSQLQKARDIVRSGQVGKVKHFEASYLQSWLVSKAWGDWRTESQWLWRLSKKHGSNGVLGDIGVHILDFAAYGAGSDFSKVFCRLETFDKAENNQIGEYDLDANDSFAMTAQLENGALGVIHATRWATGHFNELRLRIYGELGSVEIQHRHDWSKLFTCLGPDAETGTWTEVAVDPVPTNYMRFVEAFRAGKNLEPSFRHATNIQKVLDLATVTDRDRTEHRV encoded by the coding sequence ATGCGTATCCTCATCCTGGGTACCGGCGGCATGGCCAACCAGCATGCCAAGCATTTCGCGGCAATCGAGGGCGTGACCCTGGCGGGTGGCGTGGACGTCGATCCTGCGCGCGTCGAGGCATTCAACACCACGCACAATATCGAGCGCGGCTTCGGTTCGCTGGATGCCGCGCTGGCCTGGGGCGAGTTCGACGCGGTCGCCAATGTGACCCCCGACTCGATCCACCATCCGACCACGATTGCCGCGCTCAAGGCCGGCAAGCATGTGTTCTGCGAGAAGCCGCTGGCGACAGACCATGCCAAGGCCATGGAGATGACGGAACTGGCCGAGAGCCTCGGGCTGATCAACATGGTCAACCTCACCTATCGCAATGTCAGCCAACTGCAGAAGGCGCGCGATATCGTGCGGTCCGGCCAGGTCGGCAAGGTCAAGCACTTCGAGGCAAGCTACCTGCAGAGCTGGCTGGTTTCCAAGGCCTGGGGCGACTGGCGCACCGAGTCACAGTGGTTGTGGCGGCTGAGCAAGAAGCATGGCTCCAACGGCGTGCTTGGCGATATCGGTGTCCATATCCTGGACTTCGCCGCCTATGGTGCCGGCAGCGACTTCTCCAAGGTCTTTTGCCGGTTGGAGACGTTCGACAAGGCCGAGAACAACCAGATCGGCGAGTATGACCTGGACGCCAATGACAGCTTCGCCATGACGGCGCAGCTCGAAAACGGCGCGCTGGGGGTGATTCATGCCACGCGCTGGGCCACGGGCCACTTCAACGAACTTCGGCTCCGCATCTATGGGGAACTCGGTTCGGTCGAAATCCAGCATCGGCACGACTGGAGTAAGCTGTTCACCTGCCTGGGGCCCGATGCCGAAACCGGGACCTGGACCGAAGTGGCGGTCGATCCGGTGCCGACGAACTACATGCGGTTCGTCGAGGCTTTCCGCGCTGGCAAGAATCTGGAACCCAGCTTCCGCCATGCCACCAACATCCAGAAGGTGCTGGACCTAGCGACGGTTACCGATCGCGATCGGACCGAGCACAGGGTCTGA
- a CDS encoding carbohydrate ABC transporter permease, producing MTATFDLWKLVKTILFYAAVVFIVVVSVFPFYYAILTSLKSGTDIFRVTYWPVSLSLENYQAVFSQGSFPRNLLNSIFVASITVILALFLAVTAAFALSRVRFRGRGFLLMVILAVSMFPQIAVLSGLFELIRALGIYNTPWALIFSYTIFTLPFTVWVLTTFMRDLPVEIEEAAIVDGATPWIIITRVFMPLMWPALVTTGLLAFIGAWNEFLFALTFTSSNDTRTVPVAIALLSGGSQYEIPWGIIMAASVIVTVPLVVLVLVFQRKIVSGLTAGGVKG from the coding sequence ATGACCGCGACATTCGATCTCTGGAAACTGGTCAAGACCATACTGTTCTACGCTGCGGTGGTCTTCATCGTCGTGGTCAGCGTGTTTCCGTTCTACTACGCGATCCTGACCAGCCTCAAATCGGGCACCGACATCTTCCGCGTGACCTACTGGCCGGTATCGCTCAGCCTGGAAAACTACCAGGCTGTGTTCAGCCAGGGCAGCTTTCCGCGCAACCTGCTGAACTCGATCTTCGTGGCCTCGATCACGGTGATCCTAGCGCTGTTCCTGGCCGTGACAGCGGCTTTCGCGCTCAGCCGCGTTCGGTTCCGCGGCCGCGGCTTTCTGCTCATGGTGATCCTGGCGGTGTCGATGTTCCCGCAGATCGCCGTGCTGTCGGGGCTGTTCGAGCTGATCCGGGCGCTGGGCATCTACAACACGCCCTGGGCGCTCATCTTCAGCTACACGATCTTCACCCTGCCGTTCACCGTATGGGTGCTCACCACCTTCATGCGTGACCTGCCGGTCGAGATCGAGGAAGCGGCCATCGTCGACGGCGCGACGCCCTGGATCATCATCACGCGGGTCTTCATGCCGCTGATGTGGCCCGCGCTGGTGACGACGGGGCTGCTGGCTTTCATCGGGGCGTGGAACGAGTTCCTGTTCGCCCTGACCTTCACGTCGTCGAACGACACCCGCACCGTGCCGGTAGCCATCGCGCTGCTGTCGGGCGGTTCGCAGTATGAAATTCCATGGGGCATCATCATGGCGGCCTCTGTCATCGTGACAGTGCCGCTGGTGGTGCTGGTGCTGGTGTTCCAGCGCAAGATCGTCAGCGGTCTTACCGCCGGCGGCGTCAAGGGCTAA
- a CDS encoding NrsF family protein — MTDDLIARLSTDLKPVRRMAMARLLVGATLLSTVVAIVAMNMWLGMRPDMDSAMATMNFWTKFTYTLSVALLGGVATLALARPDGRTRWPWYIASALLALLVILAFYQLVRAEPDDVMPLIVGGTSMVCPWRIVVLGLPILFGAILALRRLAPRSPTLAGFAAGIMAGGAGAWVYSFACAETGMMFLALWYTLGIVIVGVIGAVLGRFLLRW, encoded by the coding sequence ATGACCGACGACCTCATCGCCCGCCTTTCGACCGATCTCAAGCCGGTGCGCCGCATGGCCATGGCACGGCTGCTGGTGGGTGCCACCCTGCTCAGCACGGTCGTCGCCATCGTCGCCATGAACATGTGGCTGGGCATGCGTCCGGACATGGACAGCGCCATGGCCACCATGAACTTCTGGACCAAGTTCACCTATACGCTGTCGGTGGCCCTGCTCGGTGGCGTCGCCACGCTGGCCCTGGCTCGTCCCGATGGCCGCACACGCTGGCCCTGGTATATCGCTTCGGCGCTGCTCGCCTTGCTGGTGATCCTGGCGTTCTACCAGCTGGTCCGCGCCGAACCGGACGACGTGATGCCGCTCATTGTCGGCGGCACCTCGATGGTCTGCCCCTGGCGCATCGTGGTGCTGGGCCTGCCCATCCTGTTCGGTGCCATCCTTGCCCTGCGCCGTCTCGCCCCGCGCAGCCCAACCCTTGCCGGCTTCGCCGCCGGTATCATGGCCGGCGGCGCCGGCGCCTGGGTCTATTCCTTCGCCTGCGCAGAAACGGGCATGATGTTCCTGGCGCTGTGGTACACGCTGGGGATCGTCATCGTCGGCGTGATCGGAGCGGTGCTGGGCCGGTTTTTGCTGCGCTGGTAA
- a CDS encoding ABC transporter ATP-binding protein — translation MASIELRNIRKAFGAVEVIKGVDLEVRKGEFMVFVGPSGCGKSTLLRLISGLEDITSGEMLFDGKVVNALAPSKRGIAMVFQSYALYPHMTVYDNMAFGLTLEKGHSKDEIRQRVEKAADMLQIRQYLDRLPKQLSGGQRQRVAIGRAITRDPKVFLFDEPLSNLDAALRVATRIEIAKLHESMNNVTMIYVTHDQVEAMTLADRICVLRDGLVEQVGTPMELYENPNSVFVAGFIGSPKMNFISGDKAKAYNAHTLGIRGEHITIVPDNGTWTGTVIHTENLGADSYVYLEMGTEEPVVVRLDGANSYKSGDTVHVSPMQDRIHRFDAAGKPIR, via the coding sequence ATGGCAAGCATCGAGCTTCGCAACATTCGCAAGGCCTTCGGCGCGGTCGAGGTGATCAAGGGCGTGGACCTGGAAGTCCGCAAGGGCGAGTTCATGGTGTTCGTCGGCCCGTCGGGCTGCGGCAAGTCCACCCTCTTGCGGCTGATCTCGGGCCTTGAGGATATTACCTCGGGCGAGATGCTGTTCGACGGCAAGGTGGTCAACGCCCTGGCTCCGTCCAAGCGCGGCATCGCCATGGTGTTCCAGTCCTATGCGCTCTACCCGCACATGACGGTTTACGACAACATGGCGTTCGGGCTGACCCTGGAGAAGGGCCACAGCAAGGACGAAATCCGGCAGCGCGTGGAAAAGGCGGCCGACATGCTGCAGATCCGCCAGTATCTGGATCGCCTGCCCAAGCAGCTTTCCGGCGGCCAGCGCCAGCGCGTGGCAATTGGCCGGGCCATTACGCGGGATCCCAAGGTGTTCCTGTTCGACGAGCCGCTGTCGAACCTGGACGCGGCCCTGCGCGTGGCGACCCGCATCGAGATCGCCAAGCTGCATGAGAGCATGAACAACGTCACCATGATCTATGTGACGCATGACCAGGTGGAGGCCATGACCCTGGCCGACCGCATCTGCGTGCTGCGCGACGGGCTGGTGGAGCAGGTGGGCACGCCCATGGAGCTCTACGAGAACCCCAATTCGGTCTTCGTGGCCGGCTTCATCGGTTCGCCCAAGATGAATTTCATTTCCGGCGACAAGGCCAAGGCCTACAACGCCCATACGCTGGGCATCCGTGGCGAGCACATCACCATCGTGCCCGACAACGGTACCTGGACGGGCACGGTCATCCATACCGAGAACCTGGGCGCCGATTCCTATGTCTATCTGGAGATGGGCACCGAGGAGCCGGTGGTGGTGCGCCTGGATGGCGCTAATTCATACAAGAGCGGCGACACAGTGCATGTCTCGCCGATGCAGGACAGGATTCATCGCTTCGACGCGGCCGGAAAACCGATCCGCTAG
- a CDS encoding sigma-70 family RNA polymerase sigma factor has product MQTDPTEMRLRDLMLASLDGDAAAYRTLLSELGRHLRPYFTRRLTPAFASHAEDLVQETLLAVHTRRMTYDRNRPFTAWLHAVAHHKFVDHVRRQSIRLTVPLEDDAPIFAHDDNADALARRDLDVVLDAVPARTGDLIRRTKVDGASVAEAAAAHGISETAAKVSIHRGLKALAARFAGGSK; this is encoded by the coding sequence ATGCAGACTGATCCGACCGAGATGCGATTGCGGGATTTGATGCTCGCCTCGCTCGACGGCGATGCTGCGGCCTATCGCACGCTGCTGTCAGAACTCGGCCGTCACCTGCGTCCGTATTTTACCCGGCGGCTCACCCCTGCCTTTGCATCGCACGCGGAGGATCTCGTGCAGGAGACCCTGCTGGCAGTTCACACAAGGCGCATGACCTATGACCGCAACCGGCCATTCACGGCCTGGCTGCACGCGGTCGCGCACCATAAGTTCGTCGACCACGTGCGCCGCCAGTCCATCCGCCTCACCGTCCCGCTTGAGGACGATGCCCCCATCTTCGCCCATGACGACAACGCCGACGCCTTGGCGCGCCGCGATCTCGACGTCGTGCTTGACGCCGTTCCCGCCCGCACCGGCGATCTAATCCGCCGCACCAAGGTCGATGGCGCTTCCGTCGCCGAGGCCGCCGCAGCCCACGGCATCTCCGAAACAGCCGCGAAGGTCTCCATTCACCGCGGCCTCAAGGCGCTCGCCGCGCGTTTCGCGGGGGGCTCGAAATGA
- a CDS encoding GtrA family protein, with product MSAALQSLMRDMPSQSRAPLLDGLIGFLAIGAAGAGAFVVLSTAVIWLNTGIAEWLTNAACYAALIVPVYVLHRRYSFNSDAPHSQALPRYMAVQFMALVLAALFSFIVHGVLALPTVFASIVVIALTSGVNFMVLRSWAFARAHWGVAVPA from the coding sequence ATGAGTGCAGCCTTGCAGAGCCTGATGCGCGACATGCCTTCGCAGTCGCGCGCGCCGCTATTGGACGGGCTGATCGGCTTCCTGGCGATCGGCGCTGCGGGCGCGGGCGCCTTCGTGGTGTTGTCGACAGCGGTGATCTGGCTCAATACCGGCATTGCCGAATGGCTCACCAACGCAGCCTGCTATGCCGCACTGATCGTGCCGGTTTACGTGCTGCACCGACGCTATTCGTTCAATTCGGACGCTCCGCATAGCCAGGCGCTGCCGCGCTACATGGCGGTTCAGTTCATGGCGCTCGTGCTGGCGGCGCTGTTTTCCTTCATCGTGCATGGCGTGCTGGCCCTGCCCACGGTATTTGCCTCTATCGTGGTCATCGCCTTGACCTCGGGGGTCAATTTCATGGTGCTACGCAGCTGGGCCTTTGCCCGCGCACATTGGGGCGTTGCCGTACCGGCGTGA
- a CDS encoding bifunctional metallophosphatase/5'-nucleotidase has translation MKRLLLGATALTLCAGFSGVAYADFTLNILHINDFHSRFDPITGSNSDCDAETDAAGECFGGIARLKTIIDDTRAKYDGQNSLLLSAGDNFQGSLYYTTYKSKVVSDFFNQMGFDVVATGNHEFDDGPEEFLKFIEAAEFPIIGGNFDVSKDPSLAGKIEGSIVLDIGGEKVGIIGATTEDTPDIASPGPNIEFNDVFEYVRSTAAALDAAGVKKIILLSHIGYTVDLQLAADVPLVDVIVGGHSHSLLGSMEGAVGPYPTMVKNPDGVEVPVVQANQYGKYLGDIAITWDDNGVVTKAEGEPFLIDASVTGDEDFKGQLAALAAPIKEAMNVVIGTTTGPIDGARESCRAVECQMGNLVTDAMLDSVAEQGITIAYISGGGLRASIDAGEITKGDIITVLPFSNTLATVDLSGADIIDALENGVSDIENGAGRFPQVAGLKFSFDISKPVGERVSDVLVKKGEEFVPIDEAATYTIVTHDYLRTGGDGYGTFAEGDNAYDFGPPLDQVVEQYIAKLGGEYTPYTDGRITAIK, from the coding sequence ATGAAACGATTGCTCCTCGGCGCCACGGCGCTCACCCTCTGCGCCGGTTTTTCTGGCGTGGCTTACGCGGATTTCACGCTCAACATCCTGCACATCAACGATTTCCACTCCCGCTTCGACCCCATCACGGGCAGCAATTCCGATTGCGATGCGGAGACGGACGCTGCGGGGGAGTGCTTTGGCGGCATAGCCCGCCTCAAGACCATCATCGACGATACCCGCGCCAAGTATGACGGGCAGAACTCCCTGCTCCTGTCGGCTGGCGACAACTTCCAGGGTTCGCTCTACTACACCACTTACAAGTCCAAGGTCGTTTCGGACTTCTTCAACCAGATGGGCTTCGACGTGGTCGCGACCGGCAACCACGAATTCGACGATGGCCCGGAAGAATTCCTCAAATTCATCGAAGCCGCCGAATTCCCAATCATTGGTGGCAATTTCGACGTCTCCAAGGATCCCAGCCTCGCCGGCAAGATCGAAGGCTCGATCGTGCTCGATATCGGCGGCGAGAAGGTCGGCATCATCGGCGCGACCACGGAGGACACGCCCGATATCGCCTCGCCCGGCCCTAATATCGAGTTCAACGACGTCTTTGAATATGTGCGGTCCACCGCGGCGGCGCTGGACGCGGCAGGGGTCAAGAAGATCATCCTGCTCAGCCACATCGGCTACACGGTCGATCTGCAGCTTGCCGCGGATGTGCCTCTGGTCGACGTGATTGTCGGCGGCCACAGCCACTCCCTGCTCGGATCGATGGAAGGCGCCGTCGGCCCCTACCCCACCATGGTCAAGAATCCCGATGGCGTGGAAGTGCCGGTGGTGCAGGCCAACCAGTACGGCAAGTATCTGGGCGATATCGCCATCACCTGGGACGACAATGGCGTCGTGACCAAGGCCGAAGGCGAACCCTTCCTGATCGACGCGTCAGTGACCGGCGACGAGGACTTCAAAGGTCAGCTCGCGGCCCTCGCGGCGCCGATCAAGGAAGCCATGAACGTGGTGATCGGTACCACAACCGGACCGATCGACGGCGCGCGCGAATCCTGCCGGGCCGTCGAATGCCAGATGGGCAATCTGGTGACCGATGCCATGCTCGACAGCGTCGCCGAGCAGGGCATCACCATCGCCTATATCAGCGGTGGCGGGCTGCGCGCATCCATCGATGCCGGTGAGATCACCAAGGGCGATATCATCACGGTACTGCCCTTCTCCAACACCCTGGCCACCGTCGATCTGTCTGGCGCGGACATCATCGATGCCCTGGAAAACGGAGTGAGCGATATCGAGAACGGCGCCGGCCGCTTCCCGCAGGTTGCCGGGCTGAAATTCTCGTTCGACATCAGCAAGCCGGTGGGCGAGCGCGTCAGCGACGTGCTGGTCAAAAAGGGCGAGGAGTTCGTGCCGATCGACGAGGCCGCCACCTATACCATCGTTACCCATGACTATCTGCGCACCGGTGGCGACGGTTACGGCACCTTCGCCGAGGGCGATAATGCCTATGACTTCGGACCGCCGCTCGACCAGGTCGTGGAGCAGTACATCGCCAAGCTGGGCGGTGAATACACGCCCTATACCGACGGCCGCATCACCGCGATCAAGTGA
- a CDS encoding carbohydrate ABC transporter permease encodes MATDVMAAPVAATGGKIKSELMQQRVRAARWFLLPMLIALAIVAGWPLLRSIYFSFTDASLNNLGGAEWIGFGNYLRVQVLDSGAVRYRGLLADPAWWNAVWNTLRFAVVSVSLEAVLGMLVALVLNAEFKGRGIVRAAILIPWAIPTIVSAKMWAWMLNDQFGILNDLGLRLGLLSQKVAWTATAETAMQAVLIVDIWKTTPFMALLILAGLQMVPKDIYEAAEIDGVHPVKQFFRITLPLVRPALMVAIIFRLLDALRIFDLIYVLTPNSAATKTMSVLARENLFDFDKFAYGSAMSTLLFMIIAILTILYIWLGKVRFDGGDR; translated from the coding sequence ATGGCCACGGATGTGATGGCTGCGCCCGTCGCGGCGACCGGCGGCAAGATCAAATCGGAACTGATGCAGCAGCGCGTGCGCGCCGCCCGATGGTTCCTGCTGCCCATGCTTATTGCGCTGGCCATCGTGGCCGGCTGGCCGCTCCTCCGATCGATCTATTTCTCGTTCACCGACGCGTCCCTGAACAACCTGGGCGGCGCCGAGTGGATCGGCTTCGGTAATTACCTGCGCGTACAGGTGCTCGACAGCGGCGCGGTTCGCTATCGCGGGCTGCTGGCTGATCCGGCCTGGTGGAATGCGGTGTGGAATACGCTGCGCTTTGCCGTCGTATCGGTGAGCCTGGAGGCCGTGCTCGGCATGCTGGTCGCGCTGGTCCTCAATGCCGAGTTCAAGGGGCGTGGCATCGTTCGCGCCGCCATTCTCATTCCATGGGCGATCCCGACCATCGTTTCGGCCAAGATGTGGGCCTGGATGCTGAACGACCAGTTCGGCATCCTCAATGACCTGGGCCTGCGCCTGGGCCTGCTGAGCCAGAAGGTCGCCTGGACCGCCACAGCCGAGACAGCGATGCAGGCGGTGCTGATCGTCGATATCTGGAAGACGACACCGTTCATGGCCCTGCTGATCCTGGCGGGCCTGCAGATGGTGCCCAAGGATATCTACGAAGCCGCCGAGATCGACGGCGTGCATCCGGTCAAGCAGTTCTTCCGCATCACGCTGCCGCTGGTTCGTCCGGCGCTGATGGTGGCGATCATCTTCCGCCTGCTCGATGCCCTGCGCATCTTCGACCTGATCTATGTGCTGACGCCCAACAGCGCGGCAACCAAGACCATGAGCGTGCTGGCGCGCGAGAACCTGTTCGACTTCGACAAGTTCGCTTACGGCTCGGCCATGTCGACCTTGCTGTTCATGATCATCGCCATCCTGACCATCCTCTATATCTGGCTGGGCAAGGTGCGGTTCGACGGGGGAGACCGCTGA